In the genome of Tannockella kyphosi, one region contains:
- a CDS encoding threonine/serine exporter family protein, which produces MEDTKIFNNITYIGKLLLRHGSEIYRVEESITRLLLAYGFKEVEVFAIPSYLNVSATSKDNQLLSKTIRSFENKINLDSLHELNKFIRSTCLNPLSIEELEKEILRIESIPVYMQQVFIGYGLTAGFFTVFFGGGFKECLLGMFVGFMIYIIFDIFEKLEVNLLVKTFVSSISLAAICNFAFYLGIIQNLEACTIGSLMVLVPGVAITNSLRDIIGGEYLSGLTRMLEAILIATSIALGVGVVMMALGG; this is translated from the coding sequence ATGGAAGATACAAAAATTTTTAATAATATTACATATATAGGAAAATTACTACTTCGTCATGGTAGTGAAATATATCGTGTGGAAGAATCTATCACTCGTTTACTGTTAGCGTATGGATTTAAAGAAGTAGAAGTATTTGCAATACCTAGTTATTTAAATGTATCTGCTACATCAAAAGATAATCAATTGTTATCGAAAACAATTCGTTCTTTTGAAAATAAAATCAATCTTGATTCATTACATGAATTAAATAAATTTATTCGCTCCACTTGTTTAAATCCATTATCTATTGAAGAATTAGAAAAAGAGATTTTAAGAATCGAAAGCATCCCTGTTTATATGCAACAAGTTTTTATTGGTTATGGATTAACTGCAGGATTTTTTACTGTTTTCTTTGGAGGTGGTTTTAAAGAATGTCTTTTGGGGATGTTCGTTGGTTTTATGATTTATATCATTTTTGATATATTTGAAAAGTTAGAAGTAAATTTGTTAGTAAAAACTTTTGTTTCCAGCATTTCACTGGCAGCGATCTGTAATTTTGCTTTTTATCTTGGTATCATTCAAAATTTAGAAGCATGTACCATTGGTAGTTTGATGGTATTAGTTCCAGGAGTAGCTATTACAAATAGTTTACGTGATATTATTGGTGGTGAATATCTATCTGGTCTTACTAGGATGTTAGAGGCTATTTTAATTGCAACAAGTATTGCTTTAGGTGTTGGTGTTGTGATGATGGCTTTAGGAGGTTAA
- a CDS encoding UDP-glucose--hexose-1-phosphate uridylyltransferase: protein MNKLINELLDFGLEKELLHNEDIDYAANLLIDLLQVDFFERVESKKQFGESADLILNEMLDLVVEKGLIEDNGTERDLFDTRIMNCIMPRPSSVISQFDKLYKQDPILATDYYYRLSIASNYIRKARTDKNIVFKKEGKYGPIVISINLSKPEKDPKEIAKAKLVKSTGYPACLLCKENVGFAGDFNRNARQTHRIIPLELNNQKYFLQYSPYVYYNEHSIVFNSEHVPMTVGDHTFKNLLGFLDVFPHYMIGSNADLPIVGGSILSHDHYQAGRYHFPIEDAKVLETFAFEKYPGVKIEAMNWPLSTIRISAKEIAPIVELSNTVFDKWLVYSNETVDVLAYSGDIRHNTITPIARKVDDMYQMDLVLRNNRTSDEYPDGIFHPHQEVHHIKKENIGLIEVMGLAILPARLKDEITLLKECLLGEVSFEECPSLQKHQLWYEHIKDTYTINKENAQDILENEVASIFEKVLEHAGVFKMDDKGISSFLSFVKELEDK from the coding sequence ATGAATAAATTAATAAATGAACTATTAGATTTTGGTTTAGAAAAAGAATTGTTACATAATGAGGATATTGATTATGCAGCGAACTTACTTATTGATTTATTACAAGTTGATTTTTTTGAAAGGGTAGAATCAAAAAAACAATTTGGTGAATCAGCAGATTTAATTTTAAATGAGATGTTAGATTTAGTGGTAGAAAAGGGATTAATTGAAGATAATGGAACAGAGAGGGATTTGTTTGATACACGTATAATGAATTGTATTATGCCTCGTCCAAGTAGTGTAATTAGTCAGTTTGATAAATTATATAAACAAGATCCAATATTAGCTACCGATTATTATTATCGTTTATCGATTGCTTCGAATTATATTCGTAAAGCTAGAACTGATAAGAATATTGTTTTTAAAAAAGAAGGAAAATATGGTCCAATTGTTATATCGATTAATTTATCAAAACCAGAAAAGGATCCTAAAGAAATAGCAAAAGCAAAGTTGGTAAAGTCTACAGGTTATCCAGCTTGTTTGTTGTGTAAAGAAAATGTTGGTTTTGCAGGTGATTTTAATCGTAATGCAAGACAAACACATCGTATTATTCCATTAGAATTAAATAATCAAAAATATTTCTTACAATATTCACCTTATGTATATTATAACGAACATAGTATTGTGTTTAATAGTGAACATGTTCCAATGACAGTAGGGGATCATACTTTTAAGAATTTATTAGGATTTTTAGATGTATTTCCACATTATATGATTGGTTCTAACGCTGATTTACCAATCGTAGGAGGATCTATTTTAAGTCATGATCATTATCAAGCAGGACGTTATCACTTCCCAATTGAAGATGCAAAAGTATTAGAAACATTTGCTTTTGAGAAGTATCCTGGTGTAAAAATAGAAGCAATGAATTGGCCACTTTCAACGATTCGTATTAGTGCTAAAGAAATAGCACCAATAGTTGAATTATCAAATACTGTTTTTGATAAATGGTTAGTTTATTCAAATGAAACAGTTGATGTTTTAGCATATAGTGGAGATATTCGTCATAATACAATTACCCCAATTGCTAGAAAAGTAGACGATATGTATCAAATGGATTTAGTACTAAGAAACAATCGTACTTCAGATGAATATCCAGATGGAATTTTCCATCCTCATCAAGAAGTTCATCATATTAAAAAAGAAAATATAGGGTTAATTGAAGTAATGGGATTAGCTATTTTACCGGCTCGTTTAAAAGATGAAATAACATTATTAAAAGAATGTTTATTAGGAGAAGTAAGTTTTGAAGAATGTCCTTCTCTACAAAAACATCAATTATGGTATGAACACATAAAAGATACGTATACAATAAATAAAGAAAATGCACAAGATATATTAGAAAATGAAGTAGCTAGTATTTTTGAAAAAGTATTAGAACATGCTGGTGTATTTAAAATGGATGATAAGGGGATCAGTTCATTCTTGTCATTTGTTAAAGAATTGGAGGATAAGTAA
- a CDS encoding aldose epimerase family protein codes for MISVIEKKDNGVAILSMKNDFLEIVVSNYGCNIMKVFMSSKDGNVSDVVLGYQDIDDYGPGDDYLGAIVGRVANRIALGKFSINGEDYSVPINNGPNALHGGILGFSYQVFDYEMKEDTITFHYLSEDGEEGYPGNLDLYVDYQLLGHTLYVTYSATTDKDTLINLTNHSYFNLNGNKDSVYGHILQVNADQFAAVDVNGCTTGEIIDVTGTPFDFREAKTLGDMIHLEHPQLTLGNGYDHPFIFNTDNNQVSLFEPKSGRKLTVSTTLPQAQLYTANYLDSREGKNGLGNVARHAICIETQNMPDSIHLEVNPTTLLKKGSVYEEATSYTFEVIK; via the coding sequence ATGATATCAGTTATAGAAAAGAAGGATAACGGAGTCGCTATTTTATCGATGAAAAACGATTTCTTAGAAATTGTTGTTTCAAATTATGGTTGTAATATCATGAAAGTCTTCATGTCAAGCAAAGATGGAAATGTTAGTGATGTTGTTTTAGGTTATCAAGATATTGATGATTATGGACCTGGTGATGATTATTTGGGAGCTATTGTAGGGAGAGTTGCAAATAGAATTGCTTTAGGTAAGTTTAGTATTAATGGAGAAGATTATTCTGTACCTATTAATAATGGACCAAATGCATTACATGGTGGTATTTTAGGATTTAGTTATCAAGTTTTTGATTATGAAATGAAAGAAGATACGATTACCTTCCATTATTTATCAGAAGATGGAGAAGAAGGGTATCCAGGAAATTTAGATTTATATGTTGATTATCAGCTATTAGGACATACTTTATATGTTACTTATAGTGCAACAACCGATAAAGATACATTAATTAATCTTACAAATCATTCTTATTTTAATTTAAATGGGAATAAGGATAGTGTTTATGGACATATTTTACAAGTTAACGCTGATCAATTTGCTGCAGTCGATGTTAATGGTTGTACTACAGGTGAAATAATAGATGTTACAGGAACACCATTTGATTTTAGAGAAGCAAAAACTTTAGGGGATATGATTCATTTAGAACATCCTCAATTGACATTAGGAAATGGTTATGATCATCCATTTATTTTTAATACAGATAATAATCAAGTCAGTTTATTTGAGCCAAAGAGTGGGAGAAAATTAACAGTATCAACAACATTGCCTCAAGCACAATTATATACTGCTAATTATTTAGATAGTCGTGAAGGGAAAAATGGATTAGGAAATGTAGCACGTCATGCAATTTGTATTGAAACACAAAATATGCCTGATAGTATTCATTTAGAAGTCAATCCAACAACATTATTAAAGAAAGGGAGCGTGTATGAAGAAGCTACTTCTTACACATTTGAGGTAATAAAATAA